The Prionailurus viverrinus isolate Anna chromosome B4, UM_Priviv_1.0, whole genome shotgun sequence genome has a window encoding:
- the DNAJC22 gene encoding dnaJ homolog subfamily C member 22 isoform X1: MAKGLLVTYALWAVGGPAGLHHLYLGRDTHALLWMLTLGGGGLGWLWEFWKLPSFVAQANRPQRQRQSSVGRTPPLSFIRFVAQVIVGIYFGLVALISLSFMANFYIVGLPLAVGLGVLLVAAVGNQTSDFKNTLGAAFLISPIFYGRPVAILPISLAASITAQKHRRYKTSVGSETLSVRLYRLGLAYLAFTGPLAYSTFCNTAATLSYVAETLGSFLSWFSFFPLLGRITESVFLLPYRIWRLLVGDPGFSNNSFREWEKLYEFVNSFQDEKRQLAYQVLSVSEGATNEEIHRRYRELVKIWHPDHNRHQTEEAQRHFLEIQAAYEALSQPRKPKGSWRSSQQH, from the exons ATGGCCAAAGGGCTCTTGGTGACCTATGCCCTTTGGGCTGTAGGAGGCCCTGCTGGGCTCCACCACCTGTACCTGGGGAGGGACACTCATGCACTGCTCTGGATGCTTACCCTGGGGGGTGGCGGGCTGGGCTGGCTCTGGGAATTCTGGAAGCTCCCGAGCTTTGTAGCTCAGGCCAACAGAccccagaggcagaggcagagctcAGTAGGGAGGACACCCCCTCTCAGTTTCATTCGCTTTGTTGCCCAAGTGATAGTGGGCATCTATTTTGGCCTGGTGGCTCTCATTAGCCTTTCTTTCATGGCCAACTTCTATATTGTGGGCCTCCCACTGGCAGTTGGCTTAGGGGTCTTGCTTGTGGCTGCTGTTGGCAACCAGACCTCAGACTTTAAGAATACGCTAGGGGCAGCATTTCTTATTTCCCCTATCTTCTACGGCCGCCCCGTAGCCATCCTTCCCATCAGCTTGGCTGCCAGCATCACAGCCCAGAAGCATCGCCGCTATAAGACTTCAGTTGGGTCAGAAACACTCAGTGTCCGGCTCTACCGTCTGGGCTTGGCTTACCTTGCTTTCACAGGCCCACTAGCCTATAGCACCTTCTGCAACACAGCAGCCACCCTTAGCTATGTGGCAGAGACCCTTGGCTCCTTTTTGAGTTGGTTCAGCTTCTTCCCCCTCCTTGGCCGCATCACAGAGTCTGTCTTCCTTCTGCCTTACCGGATCTGGAGGCTGCTGGTGGGGGATCCTGGTTTCAGCAACAACTCCTTCCGTGAGTGGGAGAAGCTCTATGAGTTTGTTAACAGTTTTCAGGATGAGAAGCGTCAGCTGGCTTACCAG GTTTTGAGTGTCTCAGAGGGggcaacaaatgaagaaatacatcGAAGATACCGGGAGCTAGTGAAGATCTGGCACCCTGATCACAACCGACACCAGACAGAGGAGGCTCAGAGGCACTTCCTGGAGATCCAGGCTGCATATGAAGCCCTGAGTCAGCCCAGAAAGCCCAAGGGATCCTGGAG GTCATCCCAACAGCATTGA
- the DNAJC22 gene encoding dnaJ homolog subfamily C member 22 isoform X2 — protein MAKGLLVTYALWAVGGPAGLHHLYLGRDTHALLWMLTLGGGGLGWLWEFWKLPSFVAQANRPQRQRQSSVGRTPPLSFIRFVAQVIVGIYFGLVALISLSFMANFYIVGLPLAVGLGVLLVAAVGNQTSDFKNTLGAAFLISPIFYGRPVAILPISLAASITAQKHRRYKTSVGSETLSVRLYRLGLAYLAFTGPLAYSTFCNTAATLSYVAETLGSFLSWFSFFPLLGRITESVFLLPYRIWRLLVGDPGFSNNSFREWEKLYEFVNSFQDEKRQLAYQVLSVSEGATNEEIHRRYRELVKIWHPDHNRHQTEEAQRHFLEIQAAYEALSQPRKPKGSWR, from the exons ATGGCCAAAGGGCTCTTGGTGACCTATGCCCTTTGGGCTGTAGGAGGCCCTGCTGGGCTCCACCACCTGTACCTGGGGAGGGACACTCATGCACTGCTCTGGATGCTTACCCTGGGGGGTGGCGGGCTGGGCTGGCTCTGGGAATTCTGGAAGCTCCCGAGCTTTGTAGCTCAGGCCAACAGAccccagaggcagaggcagagctcAGTAGGGAGGACACCCCCTCTCAGTTTCATTCGCTTTGTTGCCCAAGTGATAGTGGGCATCTATTTTGGCCTGGTGGCTCTCATTAGCCTTTCTTTCATGGCCAACTTCTATATTGTGGGCCTCCCACTGGCAGTTGGCTTAGGGGTCTTGCTTGTGGCTGCTGTTGGCAACCAGACCTCAGACTTTAAGAATACGCTAGGGGCAGCATTTCTTATTTCCCCTATCTTCTACGGCCGCCCCGTAGCCATCCTTCCCATCAGCTTGGCTGCCAGCATCACAGCCCAGAAGCATCGCCGCTATAAGACTTCAGTTGGGTCAGAAACACTCAGTGTCCGGCTCTACCGTCTGGGCTTGGCTTACCTTGCTTTCACAGGCCCACTAGCCTATAGCACCTTCTGCAACACAGCAGCCACCCTTAGCTATGTGGCAGAGACCCTTGGCTCCTTTTTGAGTTGGTTCAGCTTCTTCCCCCTCCTTGGCCGCATCACAGAGTCTGTCTTCCTTCTGCCTTACCGGATCTGGAGGCTGCTGGTGGGGGATCCTGGTTTCAGCAACAACTCCTTCCGTGAGTGGGAGAAGCTCTATGAGTTTGTTAACAGTTTTCAGGATGAGAAGCGTCAGCTGGCTTACCAG GTTTTGAGTGTCTCAGAGGGggcaacaaatgaagaaatacatcGAAGATACCGGGAGCTAGTGAAGATCTGGCACCCTGATCACAACCGACACCAGACAGAGGAGGCTCAGAGGCACTTCCTGGAGATCCAGGCTGCATATGAAGCCCTGAGTCAGCCCAGAAAGCCCAAGGGATCCTGGAGGTGA